From Pseudomonas sp. LS1212, the proteins below share one genomic window:
- the fdx gene encoding ISC system 2Fe-2S type ferredoxin encodes MPQIIFLPHAEHCPDGMVVEAETGKSILEVAHDNHIELESACGGVCACTTCHCIIREGFDSLKEADELEEDYLDRAWGLEAQSRLTCQAIVGEEDLTVEIPKYSLNHAAEAPH; translated from the coding sequence ATGCCGCAGATCATTTTTCTGCCTCACGCCGAGCATTGCCCGGACGGAATGGTTGTAGAGGCCGAGACTGGCAAGTCCATTCTCGAAGTGGCCCATGACAACCATATCGAACTCGAGAGCGCCTGCGGCGGCGTGTGCGCCTGCACCACCTGCCACTGCATCATTCGCGAAGGCTTTGACTCGCTCAAAGAGGCCGATGAGCTGGAAGAGGACTATCTTGATCGGGCCTGGGGGCTGGAGGCGCAGTCTCGCCTGACCTGTCAGGCAATAGTCGGGGAAGAAGACCTGACCGTTGAAATTCCGAAATACTCGCTCAACCATGCAGCCGAAGCGCCGCACTGA
- the iscX gene encoding Fe-S cluster assembly protein IscX: MSLKWVDVLEIAIQLAENKPEVDPRFVNFVDLHTWVLALPDFDDVPGHGGEKVLEAIQAAWIEEAD, translated from the coding sequence ATGAGTCTGAAATGGGTTGATGTACTTGAAATCGCCATCCAGCTTGCTGAAAACAAGCCGGAAGTCGATCCTCGTTTCGTAAACTTCGTCGATCTGCACACCTGGGTCCTGGCTTTGCCGGATTTTGACGACGTTCCCGGGCATGGCGGCGAAAAGGTTCTCGAGGCCATCCAGGCCGCGTGGATCGAAGAAGCCGACTGA
- the ndk gene encoding nucleoside-diphosphate kinase, whose amino-acid sequence MAVQRTFSIIKPDAVAKNVIGKIVTRFEDAGLRVVASKMKQLSKAEAEGFYAEHSERGFFGDLVAFMTSGPVVVQVLEGENAIALNRELMGATNPKEAAAGTIRADFAESIDANAVHGSDSEAAAAREIAYFFASTEVTTR is encoded by the coding sequence ATGGCTGTTCAACGTACTTTCTCCATCATCAAGCCTGACGCCGTTGCTAAAAATGTTATCGGCAAGATCGTTACCCGTTTCGAAGACGCTGGCCTGCGCGTCGTGGCTTCGAAAATGAAGCAACTGTCCAAGGCTGAAGCTGAAGGCTTCTACGCTGAGCACAGCGAGCGCGGTTTCTTCGGTGACCTGGTTGCCTTCATGACCTCCGGTCCGGTTGTCGTTCAGGTTCTGGAAGGCGAAAACGCTATCGCTCTGAACCGCGAGCTGATGGGCGCTACCAACCCTAAAGAAGCTGCTGCCGGCACCATCCGTGCTGACTTCGCTGAATCCATCGACGCCAACGCTGTTCACGGTTCGGACTCCGAAGCCGCTGCTGCTCGCGAAATCGCTTACTTCTTCGCTTCTACCGAGGTAACCACTCGCTAA
- the rlmN gene encoding 23S rRNA (adenine(2503)-C(2))-methyltransferase RlmN, giving the protein MTTSTGKTNLLGLTQPEMEKFFDSIGEKRFRAGQVMKWIHHYGVDDFDAMSNVSKALREKLKACAEIRGPEVVSEDISSDGTRKWVVRVESGSCVETVYIPQGKRGTLCVSSQAGCALDCSFCSTGKQGFNSNLTAAEVIGQVWIANKSFGSVPATVDRAITNVVMMGMGEPLLNFDNVVAAMHLMMDDLGYGISKRRVTLSTSGVVPMIDELAKHIDVSLALSLHAPNDALRNELVPINKKYPLKVLLDSCQRYMSALGEKRVLTIEYTLLKDVNDKLEHAVEMVELLKNVPCKINLIPFNPFPHSGYERPSNNAIRRFQDHLHQAGFNVTVRTTRGEDIDAACGQLVGQVMDRTRRSERYIAVRQLNADSDTPQNAADRT; this is encoded by the coding sequence ATGACGACATCGACTGGCAAAACTAACCTGTTGGGGCTGACTCAACCGGAAATGGAGAAATTCTTCGACTCGATCGGGGAGAAGCGTTTTCGTGCCGGTCAGGTAATGAAATGGATTCACCACTATGGCGTCGATGATTTCGACGCCATGAGCAACGTCAGCAAGGCCTTGCGCGAAAAGCTCAAGGCCTGTGCTGAAATTCGCGGGCCGGAAGTGGTCAGCGAAGACATCTCCAGCGACGGCACCCGCAAGTGGGTGGTGCGCGTAGAGTCCGGCAGCTGTGTCGAGACCGTCTACATTCCCCAGGGCAAGCGCGGTACCTTGTGCGTTTCGTCCCAGGCCGGCTGTGCGCTGGATTGCAGCTTCTGTTCCACCGGCAAACAAGGCTTCAACAGCAACCTCACCGCCGCCGAAGTGATCGGCCAGGTGTGGATTGCCAACAAATCCTTCGGCAGTGTCCCGGCTACCGTCGACCGTGCCATCACCAACGTGGTGATGATGGGCATGGGCGAGCCATTGCTGAACTTCGACAACGTGGTCGCCGCCATGCATCTGATGATGGACGACCTCGGCTACGGCATTTCCAAGCGTCGGGTGACCCTGTCCACCTCCGGCGTGGTGCCAATGATCGACGAACTGGCCAAGCACATCGATGTGTCCCTGGCCCTGTCGCTGCACGCGCCCAACGATGCGCTGCGCAACGAACTGGTTCCGATCAACAAGAAATACCCGTTGAAAGTGCTGCTCGACTCCTGCCAGCGCTACATGTCGGCACTGGGCGAGAAGCGCGTGCTGACCATCGAGTACACCTTGCTCAAGGACGTCAACGACAAGCTCGAGCACGCTGTGGAAATGGTTGAGCTGCTCAAGAACGTCCCTTGCAAGATCAACCTGATTCCGTTCAACCCGTTCCCGCACTCCGGTTACGAGCGGCCGAGCAACAACGCCATCCGGCGGTTCCAGGATCACTTGCACCAGGCCGGTTTCAACGTCACGGTGCGTACCACCCGTGGCGAAGACATCGACGCGGCCTGTGGTCAACTGGTAGGGCAGGTGATGGATCGTACCCGCCGCAGCGAACGCTATATTGCCGTGCGTCAGCTGAATGCCGACTCCGATACGCCGCAAAACGCCGCGGATCGGACCTGA
- the pilW gene encoding type IV pilus biogenesis/stability protein PilW — translation MTLRVALLVLLVNLLAGCVSTGNVDPMSTGKGRDEARQAYVQLGIGYLQEGFTERAKVPLKKALELDSADADANAALALVFQAEVEPELADQSFRKALAARPADARILNNYGSFLYEQKQYEDAYEMFGKAAADTLYPERSRVFESLGMTALKLAQRDTAQAHLEKALRLNRQQPRALLEMAELSYEDRHYVPAREFYDRFSQLSEQNARSLLLGTRLAKVFDDRNKAASFGLQLKRLYPGTPEYQQYLSEQ, via the coding sequence ATGACCCTGCGCGTTGCGCTGCTGGTGCTGCTGGTCAACTTGCTGGCTGGATGTGTTTCAACGGGTAATGTCGATCCGATGAGCACCGGCAAGGGGCGTGATGAGGCACGCCAGGCGTATGTACAGCTGGGCATTGGTTATCTGCAGGAGGGTTTTACCGAACGTGCGAAGGTCCCCCTGAAGAAAGCCCTTGAACTGGACAGCGCCGATGCCGATGCCAACGCGGCGTTGGCGCTGGTGTTCCAGGCCGAGGTGGAGCCGGAGCTTGCCGACCAGAGCTTTCGCAAGGCATTGGCCGCACGCCCCGCCGATGCGCGTATCCTGAACAACTATGGCAGCTTTCTGTACGAGCAGAAGCAGTACGAGGATGCCTATGAAATGTTCGGCAAGGCAGCAGCCGATACGCTTTACCCCGAGCGCTCACGGGTTTTCGAGAGCCTCGGCATGACGGCACTGAAGCTTGCGCAGCGCGATACGGCGCAAGCGCATCTGGAAAAAGCCTTGAGATTGAATCGCCAGCAGCCGCGGGCGTTGCTGGAAATGGCTGAGTTGTCTTATGAAGACAGGCATTATGTGCCAGCCCGGGAGTTCTATGACCGCTTCAGCCAGTTGAGCGAGCAGAATGCCCGTAGCCTGCTGCTCGGCACGCGGTTGGCGAAAGTATTCGATGACCGGAACAAGGCCGCCAGTTTTGGCCTGCAATTAAAACGACTCTATCCCGGTACGCCGGAATATCAGCAATACCTGTCGGAGCAATGA
- a CDS encoding RodZ domain-containing protein — protein sequence MKAAHPEVVAANRVNPGETLRQARESRDWSISEVAVKLNLTQVSLANLEAGAFDKLPGHTFARGYIRAYAKLLGMDQAVLVQAFDQYTGTDAHGSNVHSLGRIEEPVRLSHNILRIVSLLLLVVVIGGGFFWWQDQTTLRGKDLANIAMEHVEVESADGTTQIHPLDEPEDQAVSEAQQPEETPLSLEQGQASTDPAAAPVEPAATTATPAPVAPVTAPAAPAVAATPAPAAPQAPVAGTGKLHLQYVANCWTQVTDGNGKVLLSGLKRKGDSVDLSGKPPFTLRLGFARGVQVTYNGQAVDVAPFTSGETARLKLGQ from the coding sequence ATGAAAGCGGCGCATCCCGAAGTAGTAGCAGCGAATCGCGTCAACCCCGGTGAGACCCTGCGCCAGGCCCGCGAAAGCAGAGACTGGTCGATCTCAGAGGTGGCGGTCAAGTTGAACCTGACTCAGGTATCCCTGGCCAACCTGGAAGCCGGCGCTTTCGACAAGCTGCCGGGGCATACCTTTGCCCGTGGCTATATCCGCGCCTACGCCAAGCTGCTGGGGATGGACCAGGCCGTCCTGGTCCAGGCCTTCGATCAGTACACCGGCACCGATGCCCATGGCAGCAATGTGCATAGCCTGGGCCGGATCGAAGAGCCGGTACGGCTGTCGCACAACATTCTGCGCATCGTCAGCCTGTTGTTGCTGGTGGTGGTGATCGGTGGCGGCTTCTTCTGGTGGCAGGACCAGACCACGCTGCGCGGCAAGGACCTGGCCAACATCGCCATGGAACATGTGGAAGTCGAAAGCGCTGACGGTACCACCCAGATTCATCCGCTCGACGAGCCCGAAGACCAGGCAGTGAGCGAAGCCCAGCAACCGGAAGAGACGCCTTTGAGCCTTGAGCAAGGCCAGGCCTCGACCGATCCGGCCGCCGCGCCTGTCGAACCTGCCGCAACCACCGCTACCCCGGCACCGGTGGCTCCGGTAACCGCTCCGGCCGCGCCTGCGGTGGCCGCAACGCCTGCTCCTGCCGCCCCGCAAGCACCCGTTGCCGGTACCGGCAAGCTGCATCTGCAATATGTTGCCAATTGCTGGACCCAAGTCACCGATGGCAACGGCAAAGTGCTGCTCAGCGGGCTCAAGCGCAAGGGCGACAGCGTCGACCTGAGCGGCAAGCCTCCGTTTACGCTGCGTCTGGGCTTTGCCCGGGGTGTGCAAGTGACCTACAACGGCCAGGCCGTTGATGTGGCGCCTTTTACCAGTGGCGAGACTGCTCGCCTGAAACTAGGGCAATAA
- the ispG gene encoding flavodoxin-dependent (E)-4-hydroxy-3-methylbut-2-enyl-diphosphate synthase encodes MHGESPIKRRESRKIWVGSVPVGGDAPIAVQSMTNTDTNDVAATVAQINRLVDAGVDIVRISVPDMDAAEAFGRIKQLVQVPLVADIHFDYKIALRVAELGVDCLRINPGNIGREDRVRAVVDAARDRGIPIRIGVNAGSLEKDLQKKYGEPTPAALVESALRHVEHLDRLDFQDFKVSVKASDVFMAVEAYRLLAKQIIQPLHLGITEAGGLRSGTVKSAVGLGMLLADGIGDTIRISLAADPVEEVKVGYDILKSLHLRSRGINFIACPSCSRQNFDVVKTMNELEGRLEDLLVPLDVAVIGCVVNGPGEAKEAHVGLTGGTPNLIYIDGKPAQKLTNDNLVDELEKLIRQKAAEKVEADAALIARG; translated from the coding sequence ATGCACGGCGAATCTCCGATCAAACGTCGCGAATCTCGTAAAATCTGGGTGGGTTCGGTTCCTGTCGGCGGCGATGCGCCCATCGCCGTACAGAGCATGACCAACACCGATACCAACGATGTCGCCGCGACCGTTGCACAAATCAACCGTCTGGTCGACGCCGGCGTGGACATCGTCCGCATCTCGGTCCCGGACATGGATGCGGCCGAGGCATTCGGCAGGATCAAGCAATTGGTCCAGGTGCCATTGGTTGCCGATATCCACTTCGACTACAAGATCGCCTTGCGCGTCGCCGAGCTGGGCGTCGACTGCCTGCGCATCAACCCGGGCAACATCGGCCGTGAAGATCGTGTTCGCGCCGTGGTCGATGCGGCCCGCGATCGCGGCATCCCGATCCGCATCGGCGTCAACGCCGGCTCCCTGGAAAAAGACCTGCAGAAGAAATACGGCGAGCCAACGCCTGCGGCGCTGGTCGAGTCGGCCCTGCGCCATGTGGAGCACCTCGATCGCCTGGATTTCCAGGACTTCAAGGTCAGCGTAAAGGCTTCCGACGTATTCATGGCCGTGGAGGCCTACCGCCTCCTGGCCAAGCAGATCATCCAGCCGCTGCACCTGGGTATCACCGAGGCGGGCGGTTTGCGCTCCGGCACGGTGAAATCTGCGGTCGGCCTCGGTATGCTGCTCGCCGACGGGATTGGCGATACTATTCGCATTTCGCTGGCGGCCGATCCGGTCGAGGAAGTGAAGGTCGGCTACGACATCCTCAAGTCCCTGCACCTGCGTTCGCGCGGTATCAACTTCATCGCCTGCCCGAGCTGCTCGCGGCAGAACTTCGATGTGGTCAAGACCATGAACGAGCTGGAAGGGCGCCTCGAGGATCTGCTGGTACCGCTGGACGTTGCGGTGATCGGTTGCGTGGTCAATGGGCCGGGCGAAGCCAAGGAGGCCCATGTCGGCCTCACCGGCGGTACGCCGAACCTGATCTATATCGACGGCAAGCCGGCGCAAAAATTGACGAACGACAACCTGGTCGATGAGCTGGAAAAGCTCATTCGGCAGAAGGCGGCCGAAAAGGTCGAAGCCGACGCGGCGCTGATCGCCCGCGGCTGA
- the hisS gene encoding histidine--tRNA ligase, translated as MSKSLQAIRGMNDILPEQTPLWRYFEGTVAGLLDNYGYRQIRMPIVEFTELFKRSIGEVTDIVEKEMYTFADRNGDSLTLRPEGTAACVRAVLEHGITGGGQVQKLWYIGPMFRHERPQKGRYRQFHQIGVEVFNLDGPDIDAELIVLTWRLWGQLGIRDAVKLELNSLGSSEARGRYRDALVEFLSARLDLLDEDSQRRLKTNPLRILDSKSPDTQALLADAPKMADYLDEESRVHFEGLKARLDAAGIPYVINPKLVRGLDYYSKTVFEWITDKLGAQGTVCAGGRYDGLVEQMGGKPTTGVGFAMGIERLILLLETLEQIPESIARQIDVYLCAFGEQAELAGLALTERLRDQLPGLRLQVNAGAGSFKSQFKKADKSGALYALILGDDELAQQVVGFKPLRGQGEQQNIAFDALAEHLAACVVQG; from the coding sequence GTGAGTAAATCTCTGCAAGCCATTCGTGGCATGAACGACATCCTGCCCGAGCAGACCCCCCTGTGGCGCTATTTCGAAGGCACCGTGGCCGGTTTGCTGGATAACTACGGTTATCGCCAGATCCGCATGCCGATCGTCGAGTTCACCGAGCTGTTCAAGCGCTCGATCGGTGAAGTGACCGACATTGTCGAAAAAGAGATGTACACCTTCGCGGACCGCAACGGCGATTCGCTGACCCTGCGCCCCGAAGGTACCGCTGCCTGCGTGCGCGCCGTGCTCGAGCACGGCATCACCGGCGGTGGCCAGGTGCAGAAGCTCTGGTACATCGGCCCGATGTTCCGCCACGAGCGTCCGCAGAAGGGCCGCTATCGCCAGTTTCACCAGATCGGTGTGGAAGTCTTCAATCTGGACGGTCCGGACATCGACGCCGAGTTGATCGTGCTGACCTGGCGCCTCTGGGGCCAGCTCGGCATCCGAGATGCGGTCAAGCTGGAACTCAACAGCCTGGGCAGCAGCGAAGCCCGTGGGCGCTATCGCGATGCGCTGGTCGAGTTCCTCTCGGCGCGCCTGGACCTGCTCGACGAGGACAGTCAGCGTCGTCTCAAGACCAACCCGCTGCGCATTCTCGACAGCAAGTCGCCGGATACCCAGGCCCTGCTGGCCGATGCGCCAAAGATGGCCGATTACCTGGACGAAGAGTCGCGCGTGCACTTCGAGGGCCTCAAGGCTCGCCTGGATGCCGCCGGTATTCCCTATGTGATCAATCCCAAGCTGGTTCGCGGCCTCGATTACTACAGCAAGACGGTATTCGAGTGGATCACCGACAAGCTGGGCGCCCAGGGCACCGTGTGTGCCGGTGGCCGCTACGATGGCCTGGTCGAGCAGATGGGCGGCAAGCCGACCACCGGCGTGGGCTTTGCCATGGGCATCGAGCGGTTGATCCTGCTGCTCGAAACCCTGGAACAGATTCCCGAGTCCATCGCTCGTCAGATCGATGTCTACCTGTGCGCTTTTGGCGAGCAGGCCGAGTTGGCAGGCCTGGCCCTGACCGAACGGTTGCGCGACCAGTTGCCCGGGCTGCGCCTGCAGGTGAACGCCGGTGCCGGCAGCTTCAAGAGCCAGTTCAAGAAGGCGGACAAGAGCGGAGCGCTCTACGCCTTGATTCTGGGGGACGACGAACTGGCGCAACAAGTGGTAGGTTTCAAACCCCTGCGTGGCCAGGGCGAACAACAAAACATTGCCTTCGATGCTCTGGCCGAGCATCTGGCAGCCTGCGTCGTGCAGGGTTGA
- a CDS encoding YfgM family protein: MSSTEDEQLAVVKDWWERNGKPLVTGGLLALVIVFGWQAWQKYQTNQSQGASNLYQALLETTLTPTGEPDAAKVAELAGKLKSEFGGTAYAQYASLFVAKVAVDTGKLDDAAAELKGVLDKPADDTLGEIARQRLARVMAAQNKPDDALKLLAGDADKAFQASREELKGDLLVQLGRSDEAHAAYEKAKAALSDDAAVGGLQLKLDDLAKGDA; this comes from the coding sequence GTGTCGAGTACCGAAGATGAACAGCTCGCGGTTGTAAAGGACTGGTGGGAGCGTAACGGCAAGCCCCTGGTGACCGGTGGCCTGCTGGCGCTGGTGATCGTGTTCGGCTGGCAAGCCTGGCAAAAATATCAGACCAACCAGTCGCAAGGCGCTTCCAACCTCTATCAGGCGCTGCTGGAAACCACGCTGACCCCGACCGGTGAGCCGGACGCAGCCAAGGTGGCCGAGTTGGCCGGCAAGCTCAAGAGCGAGTTCGGCGGCACAGCCTACGCCCAATACGCCAGCCTGTTCGTGGCCAAGGTGGCCGTCGACACTGGCAAGCTCGATGACGCTGCTGCAGAGCTCAAGGGCGTGTTGGACAAGCCGGCCGACGACACCCTGGGTGAAATCGCCCGTCAGCGCCTGGCTCGCGTGATGGCTGCCCAGAACAAGCCCGACGATGCGCTGAAACTGCTTGCCGGCGATGCCGACAAGGCCTTCCAGGCCAGCCGTGAAGAACTCAAGGGCGACCTGCTGGTGCAACTGGGTCGCAGCGACGAAGCGCATGCCGCTTACGAAAAAGCCAAGGCTGCGCTGTCTGACGACGCAGCGGTCGGTGGCCTACAACTCAAGCTGGACGACCTGGCCAAAGGGGATGCGTGA
- the bamB gene encoding outer membrane protein assembly factor BamB yields MRDVIRWKHAALLTLALLAAGCSSNSKKELPPAELTDFKEEVVLNKQWSRSIGDGQGETFNMLVPAIENDRIYAADVTGVVMALDRITGDVVWKQDLELPVSGAVGVGYGMVMLGTLKGEVVALDASTGEQKWRSRVTSEVLAPPVTNGDVVVVQTQDDRIIALDAASGNQRWIHESTPAVLTLRGTGAPVVTNRLAIAGLSTGKVIALDTQNGVPVWEQRVAIPQGRSELDRVVDIDGGLLLSGGVLYVASYQGRVAGLDLESGRVLWQRDASSYAGVAQGFGSVYVSLASGTVEGIDERSSSALWSNDSLARRQLSAPEVFSSYVAVGDLEGYLHLLSQVDGRFVGRERIDSDGLRARPLVVGDMIYVYGNSGKLEALTIK; encoded by the coding sequence ATGCGTGACGTGATCCGTTGGAAACATGCAGCATTGCTGACCCTGGCCCTTCTGGCAGCGGGTTGCAGCAGCAACAGCAAAAAGGAATTGCCACCGGCCGAACTGACCGACTTCAAGGAAGAAGTGGTCTTGAACAAGCAGTGGAGCCGCTCGATCGGTGACGGTCAGGGCGAAACCTTCAACATGCTGGTGCCGGCCATCGAGAACGACCGCATCTACGCCGCTGACGTTACCGGCGTCGTCATGGCGCTGGATCGCATCACTGGCGACGTGGTCTGGAAACAGGACCTGGAGCTGCCCGTTTCCGGCGCCGTTGGCGTAGGTTACGGGATGGTCATGCTCGGCACCCTGAAGGGCGAAGTCGTGGCCCTGGATGCCAGCACCGGTGAACAGAAGTGGCGCTCGCGCGTTACCAGCGAAGTCCTTGCGCCACCGGTCACCAATGGTGACGTGGTGGTCGTACAGACCCAGGATGACCGCATCATCGCTCTGGATGCCGCCAGCGGCAACCAGCGCTGGATCCACGAGAGCACCCCGGCGGTACTGACCCTGCGTGGCACCGGCGCACCGGTTGTGACCAATCGTCTGGCGATTGCCGGTCTTTCGACCGGTAAAGTCATCGCGCTGGACACTCAGAACGGCGTGCCGGTCTGGGAACAGCGCGTGGCCATTCCGCAAGGCCGTTCCGAGCTTGATCGGGTAGTCGATATCGATGGCGGCCTGCTGCTGTCCGGCGGCGTCCTGTATGTGGCCAGCTATCAGGGTCGGGTTGCCGGCCTGGATCTGGAAAGCGGTCGTGTACTCTGGCAGCGTGATGCTTCCAGTTACGCCGGCGTGGCCCAGGGCTTTGGCAGCGTTTACGTGAGCCTGGCTTCGGGTACCGTCGAAGGGATCGACGAACGTTCTTCCTCCGCGTTGTGGAGCAACGACTCGCTGGCCCGTCGTCAATTGTCGGCGCCGGAAGTATTCTCCAGCTACGTAGCGGTCGGCGACCTGGAAGGTTACCTGCACCTGCTGAGCCAGGTAGACGGTCGTTTTGTCGGTCGCGAGCGTATCGACAGCGACGGTCTGCGGGCCCGTCCGCTGGTGGTAGGCGACATGATTTATGTGTATGGCAACAGCGGTAAACTGGAAGCGCTGACTATCAAGTAA
- the der gene encoding ribosome biogenesis GTPase Der encodes MVPVIALVGRPNVGKSTMFNRLTKSRDAIVGDLSGLTRDRQYGEAKWQGRSYILVDTGGISGDEHGMDEKMAEQSLLAIEEADVVLFLVDARAGFTAADQMIAEHLRKRNKRSLLVANKIDNIDPEMARAEFAPLGMGHAIGVAGAQGRGVNTLLEAALSEFPRDTEEEDINAEVAEGEEAVRIPGPSEKDGIKIAIIGRPNVGKSTLVNRMLGEDRVIVYDQPGTTRDSIYIPFERNDEKYTLIDTAGVRKRGKIHEEVEKFSVVKTLQAIKDANVVIFVMDAREGVVDHDLNLLGFALETGRAIVIALNKWDGMQPSERDYVKTELERRLFFVDFADIHFISALHGTGVGNLYQSVQASFKSAITRWPTSRLTQILEDAVGEHQPPMVNSRRIKLRYAHLGGANPPLIVIHGNQVEKVPKSYVRYLENTYRRVLKLVGTPIRIEFKGGDNPYEGNKNTLTDRQVNKKRRLMSHHKKAEKKRRDKR; translated from the coding sequence ATGGTTCCCGTAATCGCCCTGGTGGGCCGACCGAACGTCGGCAAGTCCACCATGTTCAACCGCCTGACCAAAAGCCGTGACGCCATTGTCGGCGACCTGTCTGGTCTGACCCGTGATCGCCAATACGGTGAGGCAAAGTGGCAAGGGCGCTCCTATATCCTGGTCGACACCGGCGGTATTTCCGGTGATGAACACGGCATGGACGAAAAGATGGCCGAGCAGTCGTTGCTGGCCATCGAAGAAGCCGATGTCGTGCTGTTCCTGGTTGACGCCCGCGCCGGTTTTACCGCCGCCGACCAGATGATTGCCGAGCACCTGCGCAAGCGCAACAAGCGCTCGCTGCTGGTCGCCAACAAGATCGACAACATCGATCCTGAGATGGCCCGCGCCGAATTCGCACCGCTGGGCATGGGCCACGCCATTGGCGTTGCCGGTGCCCAGGGGCGTGGCGTCAACACCCTGCTCGAAGCCGCCTTGAGCGAGTTCCCTCGCGATACCGAAGAAGAGGACATCAACGCTGAAGTCGCCGAAGGCGAAGAAGCGGTCCGTATTCCGGGGCCAAGCGAGAAGGATGGCATCAAGATCGCCATCATCGGTCGCCCGAACGTCGGCAAGTCGACCCTGGTCAACCGCATGCTCGGTGAAGACCGGGTCATCGTCTATGACCAGCCCGGCACGACCCGCGACAGTATCTACATCCCGTTCGAACGCAACGACGAGAAGTACACCCTGATCGACACGGCCGGGGTGCGCAAGCGCGGCAAGATCCACGAGGAAGTCGAAAAATTCTCGGTGGTCAAAACCCTGCAGGCGATCAAGGACGCCAACGTCGTCATCTTCGTCATGGACGCCCGTGAAGGGGTGGTCGATCACGACCTGAACCTGCTGGGCTTCGCCCTGGAGACCGGTCGCGCCATCGTCATCGCCCTGAACAAATGGGACGGGATGCAGCCAAGCGAGCGTGACTACGTCAAGACCGAGCTGGAGCGCCGGTTGTTCTTCGTCGACTTCGCCGACATTCACTTCATTTCGGCGCTGCACGGCACCGGCGTGGGCAACCTGTACCAGTCGGTGCAGGCCTCGTTCAAGTCGGCGATCACCCGCTGGCCAACCAGCCGCCTGACCCAGATCCTCGAAGACGCAGTCGGCGAGCACCAGCCACCGATGGTCAACAGCCGCCGGATCAAGCTGCGTTACGCTCACCTGGGCGGTGCCAACCCGCCGCTGATCGTGATCCACGGTAACCAGGTCGAGAAAGTACCGAAGTCCTACGTCCGCTACCTGGAAAACACGTACCGCCGCGTGCTGAAGCTGGTCGGTACGCCGATCCGCATCGAGTTCAAGGGCGGCGACAACCCGTACGAAGGCAACAAGAACACGCTGACGGACCGTCAGGTCAACAAGAAGCGGCGCTTGATGTCGCACCACAAGAAAGCCGAGAAGAAGCGCCGCGACAAGCGTTGA